The following coding sequences lie in one Actinomyces capricornis genomic window:
- a CDS encoding beta-N-acetylhexosaminidase family protein, with protein MAYPERERTRTPQVCVATARPLQSTQTTAGLPLMSIAVMAALVLTLLISPPAAQAAQSRPVLLPVPQSVTWQGPAVPLNGSVEVTKLGEVDDDVVAAVTEQITDAGGTVVASGAKPAARVVLGTAAANVSSWLPPKQSVPTQAEGYLLGTLSKDVPTVVALGRDADGLFHAITVLDQLIEDGSVTGAQVRDWPTMAVRGVVEGFYGVPWSHQARLDTLSYMGEQRMNTYIYAPKDDPYLRKNWRTLYPAAELGRMAELAQAAQAAHVELVVTLSPGDSICYTSQEDYDAAIAVLDQLRGIGITSFYVALDDLLGPDGLPAPLCESDTSQFGNGDRLVSLAKAQAHFLNRIQNEYIRPNGLPDLWTVPTHYVGVEATPYMTALGSALDNRVRVQWTGRAIVTDSITTTQAAQAKKNYDTSSLVIWDNFPANDGENQARLFLGAMPARSADLSSTISGITTNPMIQPYASRLALADYAGYAWNPAKHDARVARDTALAHIVGADSGPTWQTAQAFVDIHRQWEFSGWQQTDTWRDTYHVIWATEGSDDADLNAKAEVLRSRLRLLADAPTTLASVEEEGFYTDTKPWIEVTSQWAKADLAAIDLILALRRGDTAGAQKAHDTMEAMVAATAAGKVDSLDEQGNVVANAVAPTIGEKAMSELVDEAREAWKNR; from the coding sequence ATGGCATACCCCGAACGGGAACGGACCCGTACTCCCCAGGTGTGCGTGGCCACCGCCCGCCCCCTTCAGTCCACCCAGACCACCGCCGGCCTGCCCCTGATGTCCATCGCCGTCATGGCAGCCCTGGTCCTCACCCTCCTCATCAGCCCCCCGGCGGCTCAGGCCGCCCAGAGCCGCCCCGTCCTGCTGCCGGTCCCGCAGTCCGTGACCTGGCAGGGCCCGGCGGTCCCGCTCAACGGATCGGTCGAGGTGACCAAGCTCGGCGAGGTCGACGACGACGTCGTTGCCGCCGTCACCGAGCAGATCACCGATGCCGGCGGCACGGTGGTGGCCTCCGGGGCCAAGCCCGCAGCCCGCGTCGTGCTGGGCACGGCGGCGGCGAATGTCAGCTCCTGGCTGCCCCCCAAGCAGAGCGTGCCCACCCAGGCCGAGGGCTACCTGCTGGGCACCCTCAGCAAGGACGTGCCCACAGTGGTGGCCCTGGGGCGCGACGCCGATGGCCTGTTCCACGCCATCACCGTCCTGGACCAGCTCATCGAGGACGGCAGCGTCACCGGCGCCCAGGTGCGCGACTGGCCCACGATGGCCGTGCGCGGCGTCGTCGAGGGCTTCTACGGCGTGCCCTGGAGCCACCAGGCACGCCTGGACACCCTGTCCTACATGGGCGAGCAGCGCATGAACACCTACATCTACGCTCCCAAGGACGACCCCTACCTGCGCAAGAACTGGCGCACTCTCTACCCCGCCGCGGAGCTGGGCAGGATGGCCGAGCTGGCCCAGGCCGCCCAGGCCGCCCACGTGGAGCTCGTGGTCACCCTCTCGCCCGGGGACTCCATCTGCTACACCTCCCAGGAGGACTACGACGCCGCGATCGCGGTTCTCGACCAGCTGCGCGGTATCGGCATCACCAGCTTCTACGTGGCCCTGGACGATCTGCTGGGCCCTGACGGCCTGCCCGCCCCTCTGTGCGAGTCCGACACCTCCCAGTTCGGCAACGGGGACCGCCTGGTGTCCCTGGCCAAGGCCCAGGCCCACTTCCTCAACCGGATCCAGAACGAGTACATCCGGCCCAACGGCCTGCCCGACCTGTGGACGGTGCCCACCCACTACGTCGGAGTGGAGGCCACCCCCTACATGACGGCCCTCGGCTCGGCCCTGGACAACAGGGTGCGGGTCCAGTGGACCGGGCGCGCCATCGTCACCGACTCCATCACCACCACCCAGGCGGCACAGGCCAAGAAGAACTACGACACCTCCAGCCTGGTGATCTGGGACAACTTCCCGGCCAACGACGGGGAGAACCAGGCCCGCCTCTTTCTGGGGGCGATGCCCGCGCGCAGTGCCGACCTGAGCAGCACCATCAGCGGCATCACCACCAACCCCATGATCCAGCCCTACGCCTCGCGCCTGGCCCTGGCCGACTACGCCGGCTACGCCTGGAACCCCGCCAAGCACGATGCCCGGGTGGCGCGCGATACGGCACTGGCGCACATCGTGGGCGCCGACTCCGGGCCGACGTGGCAGACGGCCCAGGCCTTCGTGGACATCCACCGCCAGTGGGAGTTCTCCGGGTGGCAGCAGACAGATACCTGGCGTGACACCTACCACGTCATCTGGGCCACGGAGGGCTCGGATGATGCGGATCTCAACGCCAAGGCGGAGGTGCTCCGCTCGCGCCTGCGACTGCTCGCCGACGCGCCCACCACACTGGCCTCGGTGGAGGAGGAGGGCTTCTACACCGATACCAAGCCGTGGATCGAGGTGACCTCGCAGTGGGCCAAGGCCGACCTCGCGGCGATCGACCTCATCCTGGCACTGCGCCGCGGGGATACCGCTGGAGCCCAGAAGGCGCACGACACGATGGAGGCGATGGTCGCCGCGACCGCCGCGGGGAAGGTGGATTCCCTCGATGAGCAGGGCAATGTGGTGGCCAATGCCGTGGCGCCCACGATCGGCGAGAAGGCCATGAGCGAGCTGGTGGACGAGGCGCGCGAGGCCTGGAAGAACCGCTAG
- a CDS encoding sugar O-acetyltransferase: MSDPSSEPTAQPRSRSEASEPRFPEAEPYFHGDERTNRERMLAGDWYVADDPDNARIAAHARKALYEFERAFALGQEDCWDLLRSAIPGLGQGARLLPPVRVDYGDNITVGEGTFANYGLVALDVAEIRIGSFCQIGPNVQLLTPVHPLEPAPRRAGLEAADPIALGDNVWLGGGVIVCPGVSIGEGSVVGAGSVVTRDIPPYSLAVGNPARVIRSLEDSTFAPRH; encoded by the coding sequence ATGAGCGATCCCAGCAGCGAGCCCACAGCCCAACCCCGGAGCCGGTCCGAGGCGTCAGAACCCCGCTTCCCCGAGGCCGAGCCCTACTTCCACGGCGATGAGCGCACCAACCGCGAGCGCATGCTGGCGGGCGACTGGTACGTCGCCGACGATCCGGATAATGCGCGCATCGCCGCGCACGCCCGCAAGGCGCTCTACGAGTTCGAGCGCGCCTTCGCCCTGGGGCAGGAGGACTGCTGGGACCTGCTGCGCTCGGCCATTCCGGGCCTGGGCCAGGGCGCCCGGCTGCTGCCGCCGGTGCGCGTGGACTACGGGGACAACATCACCGTGGGAGAGGGCACCTTCGCCAACTACGGGCTGGTGGCCCTTGATGTCGCTGAGATCCGCATCGGGTCCTTCTGCCAGATCGGGCCGAATGTCCAGCTGCTCACGCCGGTCCACCCCCTGGAGCCCGCGCCGCGCAGGGCGGGCCTGGAGGCGGCCGACCCCATCGCGCTGGGCGACAACGTGTGGCTGGGCGGCGGGGTCATCGTGTGCCCGGGGGTGAGCATCGGTGAGGGCTCCGTGGTGGGCGCGGGCTCGGTGGTCACCAGGGACATCCCGCCCTACAGCCTGGCGGTGGGCAACCCTGCCCGTGTCATCCGCTCCCTGGAGGACTCCACCTTCGCCCCGCGCCACTGA
- a CDS encoding type II CAAX endopeptidase family protein, translating to MSTHHVRGISEAGTTTSCASGVADAIGGVRTGHPGAGHPGAGRLRRLLPTAPAWRRPGHRAERLGWLQLILGIALVVIAQVLGGLAQGLVTAVGGPGSRGLGSLSGALVTAVVALGAYWYLIRFTGRRDVVEIGQGGALGELGVGLAIGTALISAVVAVLALAGSYRVQSVGWSEGIVLGLASGISAGVAEEVLSRGLLLRLLEDWLGTWWALGITAVLFGAGHLGNAEATVLGAVAIALEAGILLGACYLLTRRLWLAIGVHLAWNFIQGGIFGSDISGTGSGRGLIEAGFPGPDLLTGGPMGLEGSLIAVLLCTAVGVAMMLEVRRRGLIVAPLWRRKCQAAEVPVPQGRCTSSERLRA from the coding sequence ATGAGCACGCACCACGTCCGCGGGATTTCGGAGGCCGGTACCACCACCAGTTGCGCCAGCGGCGTGGCGGATGCCATCGGCGGGGTCCGAACCGGCCACCCGGGCGCCGGCCACCCGGGCGCCGGCCGCCTGCGCCGGCTCCTGCCCACGGCCCCGGCATGGCGGCGTCCGGGCCACCGCGCCGAGCGGCTGGGCTGGCTCCAACTCATCCTCGGCATCGCCCTGGTTGTCATCGCTCAAGTCCTCGGCGGACTGGCTCAGGGGCTGGTCACCGCCGTCGGAGGCCCCGGGAGCCGTGGCCTGGGCTCGCTCAGTGGCGCCCTCGTCACCGCTGTGGTGGCACTGGGGGCCTACTGGTACCTCATCCGTTTCACAGGGCGCCGGGACGTCGTTGAGATCGGTCAGGGCGGCGCGCTGGGGGAGCTGGGCGTGGGATTGGCCATCGGGACCGCGCTCATCAGCGCCGTCGTGGCCGTCCTCGCCCTGGCGGGCTCCTACCGGGTCCAGAGCGTGGGCTGGAGTGAGGGCATTGTCCTGGGGCTGGCCTCAGGCATCTCAGCCGGTGTCGCCGAGGAGGTCCTCTCCCGCGGCCTCCTGCTGCGCCTGCTGGAGGACTGGCTGGGCACCTGGTGGGCGCTGGGAATCACCGCCGTCCTCTTCGGCGCCGGCCACCTGGGCAACGCCGAGGCCACAGTCCTGGGCGCCGTGGCCATCGCCCTGGAGGCGGGCATCCTGCTGGGGGCCTGCTACCTGCTCACCCGCCGCCTGTGGCTGGCCATCGGGGTGCACCTGGCTTGGAACTTCATCCAGGGCGGCATCTTCGGCTCCGACATCTCCGGGACCGGCAGCGGCCGCGGGCTCATCGAGGCCGGCTTCCCCGGCCCCGACCTGCTCACCGGAGGGCCGATGGGACTGGAGGGCTCCCTGATCGCAGTACTGCTGTGCACCGCCGTCGGGGTGGCGATGATGCTGGAGGTGCGGCGCCGCGGCCTCATCGTCGCACCCCTGTGGCGCCGCAAGTGCCAGGCCGCAGAGGTGCCCGTCCCCCAAGGGCGCTGCACATCTTCAGAGCGGCTGCGGGCATGA
- a CDS encoding nuclear transport factor 2 family protein: MSTSTPLDVVNDYFQALAQGRVAEAMALLAPDVVWHQPGANRFSGDHTGPEQVGALIGAMMEASGGTLAVVPQGPAMGNGELVAVPVRFSGRREGADLDQAGVDLLTVRDGRIVEVHLFSQDGPAEDEFWGRA, encoded by the coding sequence ATGTCCACCAGCACACCGCTCGACGTCGTCAACGACTACTTCCAGGCCCTGGCCCAGGGCCGGGTCGCTGAGGCGATGGCCCTGCTGGCCCCCGACGTCGTCTGGCACCAGCCCGGCGCCAACCGGTTCTCGGGGGACCACACCGGCCCTGAGCAGGTCGGCGCCCTCATCGGGGCGATGATGGAGGCCAGCGGGGGCACCCTCGCGGTGGTCCCCCAAGGCCCGGCCATGGGCAACGGCGAGCTGGTGGCCGTCCCGGTGCGCTTCTCGGGCAGGCGCGAAGGCGCCGACCTGGACCAGGCCGGGGTCGACCTGCTGACGGTCAGGGACGGCCGCATCGTCGAGGTGCACCTGTTCTCCCAGGACGGCCCCGCCGAGGACGAGTTCTGGGGGCGGGCCTGA
- a CDS encoding winged helix-turn-helix transcriptional regulator yields the protein MAKDYDVMGEGCPSRSSLARIASKWPALVILALREGPLRFTQVQAVVEGISNKVLTATLRTLERDGLVAREAFPGVPARVEYSLTPLGRSVLEPMAALRAWAEAHAGEVLEARAAYDARHGERAGQD from the coding sequence ATGGCGAAGGACTACGACGTCATGGGGGAGGGGTGCCCCTCGCGCTCCTCCCTGGCCCGGATCGCCAGCAAGTGGCCCGCCCTGGTGATCCTCGCCCTCAGGGAGGGGCCGCTGCGCTTCACCCAGGTCCAGGCGGTCGTGGAGGGCATCTCCAACAAGGTGCTCACCGCGACCCTGAGGACCCTGGAGCGCGATGGGCTGGTGGCCCGCGAGGCCTTCCCCGGGGTGCCTGCGAGGGTCGAGTACTCCTTGACCCCCCTGGGCCGCAGCGTCCTGGAGCCCATGGCGGCGCTCCGGGCCTGGGCTGAGGCTCACGCTGGCGAGGTGCTGGAGGCCCGGGCCGCCTACGACGCCCGGCACGGCGAGCGGGCGGGCCAGGACTGA
- a CDS encoding UvrD-helicase domain-containing protein has protein sequence MSNAMNPLFGALPMPGADARPPAEAALPALVPSEGRAGAWEDDSWAQVEAPEEDWGPEEPPAPEDAAAIAPTWEERQDEVAALVARAQANAAAARARQDGRARGGTGAGDAGAGAPPSSRPGAPWGVGAADPEELVRGLNPAQSQAVTHAGSPLLIIAGAGSGKTRVLTHRIAHLIATGRARPGEILAITFTNKAAAEMRERVTALVGPAGQRMWVSTFHSACVRILRREHEAAGLRSTFSIYDAADSTRLITLIVRELGIDPKRFTPKTFARRISDLKNELITPAQFAERAVASNPLERHLAEVYPAYAARLAAANALDFDDIIMRTVQLLQTRPAVAEMYRRRFRHILVDEYQDTNHAQYVLVRELIGGPGSSGACAPGAPGRSSAPPPGELTVVGDSDQSIYAFRGATIRNIEEFEEDYPTAETILLEQNYRSTQNILTAANAVIARNTGRRAKSLWTDSGQGEPVVGYVADSEHDEARWISQEIDRLCDEHGLRPADVAVFYRTNAQSRALEEVFIRSGQPYKVVGGTRFYERREIKDAIAYLRAVDNPDDDVNLRRILNVPKRGLGDKAEAALAEHATRHAVSFGLAIADAAGEPREHPGTGAVGAPGGAGPHAGDPPAVEGLTTRARNQVRGFHELLTTLRHMLAAGDGVADILDAALDASGYLAELRASDDPQDATRVENLAELHSVASDFQAANPGGTLADFLERVSLVADSDQLPDADAQGQDQGQITLMTVHTAKGLEFPVVFVTGMEDGTFPHMRALAEEAELAEERRLAYVALTRARQRLYVTRAAVRSAWGAANAMPASRFLDDIPAQTMEWRRLASSTEALRGGSSWGEGGLASGLRRSSREAYSDDDDFAPPVGAGTPRAGRLGRVETPKDRAEARRAKRLSERGGPARLDGSRGSGESDPQEEALPAAVAGIRVGDTVLHDSYGAGTVVGLEGRGRSLTARVEFTIDGAPTTKRLMLRYAPVTRAPQ, from the coding sequence ATGAGTAACGCGATGAACCCCCTCTTCGGTGCCCTGCCCATGCCCGGCGCGGACGCCCGGCCGCCGGCCGAGGCCGCCCTGCCCGCCCTGGTTCCCAGCGAGGGGCGGGCCGGGGCCTGGGAGGACGACTCCTGGGCGCAGGTCGAGGCCCCCGAGGAGGACTGGGGGCCCGAGGAGCCGCCCGCACCCGAGGATGCGGCCGCCATCGCCCCCACCTGGGAGGAGCGCCAGGACGAGGTCGCCGCCCTCGTGGCCCGAGCCCAGGCCAACGCCGCCGCTGCCCGGGCCCGCCAGGACGGGCGGGCCCGGGGCGGGACCGGCGCCGGCGACGCCGGAGCGGGCGCCCCGCCGTCGTCCCGCCCGGGCGCCCCCTGGGGGGTGGGCGCGGCCGACCCCGAGGAGCTCGTCCGCGGCCTCAACCCCGCTCAGTCCCAGGCCGTCACCCATGCCGGCAGCCCTCTGCTCATCATCGCCGGCGCCGGTTCGGGCAAGACCCGCGTGCTCACCCACCGCATCGCCCACCTCATCGCCACCGGCCGCGCCCGCCCCGGGGAGATCCTGGCCATCACCTTCACCAACAAGGCCGCCGCCGAGATGCGCGAGCGCGTCACCGCCCTGGTGGGGCCAGCGGGGCAGCGCATGTGGGTCTCCACCTTCCACTCCGCCTGCGTGCGCATCCTGCGCCGCGAGCACGAGGCCGCAGGCCTGCGCTCCACCTTCTCCATCTACGACGCGGCCGACTCCACCCGCCTCATCACCCTCATCGTGCGCGAGCTGGGCATCGACCCCAAGCGCTTCACCCCCAAGACCTTCGCCCGGCGCATCTCGGATCTGAAGAACGAGCTCATCACCCCCGCCCAGTTCGCCGAGAGGGCCGTGGCCTCCAATCCCCTGGAGCGCCACCTGGCCGAGGTCTACCCCGCCTACGCCGCCCGCCTGGCCGCCGCCAACGCCCTGGACTTCGACGACATCATCATGCGCACCGTCCAGCTCCTCCAGACCCGGCCGGCGGTGGCCGAGATGTACCGGCGCCGCTTCCGCCACATCCTGGTCGACGAGTACCAGGACACCAACCACGCCCAGTACGTACTCGTGCGCGAGCTCATCGGCGGCCCCGGCTCCAGCGGGGCCTGCGCCCCCGGAGCCCCCGGCCGGTCCAGCGCCCCGCCCCCGGGCGAGCTGACCGTCGTGGGCGACTCCGACCAGTCCATCTACGCCTTCCGCGGGGCCACCATCCGCAACATCGAGGAGTTCGAGGAGGACTACCCCACCGCCGAGACCATCCTGCTGGAGCAGAACTACCGCTCCACCCAGAACATCCTCACCGCCGCCAACGCCGTCATCGCCCGCAACACCGGGCGGCGCGCCAAGAGCCTGTGGACCGACTCCGGCCAGGGCGAGCCCGTCGTGGGCTACGTGGCCGACTCCGAGCACGACGAGGCCCGCTGGATCAGCCAGGAGATCGACCGCCTGTGCGACGAGCACGGCCTGCGGCCCGCCGACGTGGCCGTCTTCTACCGCACCAACGCCCAGTCCCGCGCCCTGGAGGAGGTCTTCATCCGCTCCGGGCAGCCCTACAAGGTGGTCGGCGGCACCCGCTTCTACGAGCGGCGCGAGATCAAGGACGCCATCGCCTACCTGCGGGCCGTGGACAACCCCGACGACGACGTCAACCTGCGCCGCATCCTCAACGTCCCCAAGCGGGGCCTGGGGGACAAGGCCGAGGCCGCCCTGGCCGAGCACGCCACGCGCCACGCCGTCTCCTTTGGCCTGGCCATCGCCGATGCCGCGGGGGAGCCCCGCGAGCACCCCGGGACCGGAGCGGTGGGAGCCCCCGGAGGCGCGGGCCCCCATGCCGGCGATCCCCCCGCCGTCGAGGGCCTGACCACCCGGGCCCGCAACCAGGTGCGCGGCTTCCACGAGCTGCTCACCACCCTGCGCCACATGCTGGCCGCCGGCGACGGCGTGGCCGACATTCTCGACGCCGCCCTGGACGCCTCGGGCTACCTGGCCGAGCTGCGCGCCAGTGACGACCCCCAGGACGCCACCCGCGTGGAGAACCTCGCCGAGCTGCACTCAGTGGCCTCCGACTTCCAGGCCGCCAACCCCGGCGGGACCCTGGCGGACTTCCTGGAGCGGGTCTCCCTGGTGGCCGACTCCGACCAGCTGCCCGACGCCGACGCCCAGGGCCAGGACCAGGGCCAGATCACCCTCATGACCGTGCACACCGCCAAGGGCCTGGAGTTCCCGGTCGTCTTCGTCACCGGCATGGAGGACGGCACCTTCCCCCATATGCGCGCCCTGGCCGAGGAGGCCGAGCTGGCCGAGGAGCGCCGCCTGGCCTACGTGGCCCTCACGCGAGCCCGCCAGCGCCTCTACGTCACCCGGGCGGCAGTGCGCTCGGCGTGGGGGGCGGCCAACGCCATGCCCGCCTCCCGCTTCCTGGACGACATCCCCGCCCAGACCATGGAGTGGCGGCGCCTGGCCTCCTCCACCGAGGCCCTGCGCGGGGGCAGCTCCTGGGGGGAGGGCGGCCTGGCCTCGGGCTTGCGCCGCTCCTCGCGCGAGGCCTACTCCGACGACGACGATTTCGCCCCGCCCGTGGGCGCCGGCACGCCGCGCGCGGGCAGGCTCGGGCGGGTCGAGACGCCCAAGGACCGGGCCGAGGCCCGGCGCGCCAAGCGCCTGTCCGAGCGCGGCGGGCCGGCGCGCCTCGATGGCAGCCGGGGCTCGGGGGAGTCGGACCCGCAGGAGGAAGCGCTGCCCGCCGCCGTCGCCGGGATCCGGGTCGGGGACACGGTCCTGCACGACTCCTACGGCGCGGGCACCGTCGTCGGCCTGGAGGGCCGGGGGCGCTCCCTGACCGCCCGCGTGGAGTTCACCATCGACGGCGCCCCCACCACCAAGCGCCTCATGCTGCGCTACGCCCCGGTGACCAGGGCGCCACAATGA
- a CDS encoding Sir2 silent information regulator family NAD-dependent deacetylase, giving the protein MSSPAPTRPSTAHSSGRTPEGREAARILKEAIDAADAVVLGAGAGLSAAAGLTYDGPRFRSLFADLIERYGLSDMYSAGFHPFPTPQERWAYWSRHVMANCYDQPDLPLYRHLLGLLEATEFFVVTTNADTAFLRNGLPPERLFAVQGSYARFQCSRPCRQETWDNEASIRAMAAHQSDARIPSGLLPQCPWCGAPAAMNLRIDSTFVQDASWDRSCRRYQDFLDRHGNERVLYLEIGVGWNTPGIIKLDFWRRVHANPRATYLLVNPDSTVPAEIRDRTIILDGL; this is encoded by the coding sequence ATGTCTTCACCGGCACCGACCAGGCCATCTACCGCTCACTCCTCGGGCCGGACGCCTGAGGGCCGTGAGGCGGCACGGATCCTCAAGGAGGCGATCGACGCCGCCGACGCCGTGGTGCTCGGGGCGGGCGCAGGCCTATCGGCAGCCGCGGGGCTGACCTATGACGGCCCCCGGTTCCGCTCCCTGTTCGCCGACCTCATCGAGCGCTACGGCCTGTCCGACATGTACAGCGCCGGCTTCCACCCCTTCCCCACGCCGCAGGAGCGCTGGGCGTACTGGTCCCGCCACGTCATGGCGAACTGCTACGACCAGCCGGACCTGCCGCTCTACCGCCACCTGCTCGGCCTGCTGGAGGCAACCGAGTTCTTCGTCGTGACGACGAACGCGGACACCGCCTTCCTGCGCAACGGCCTGCCGCCCGAGCGCCTCTTCGCGGTGCAGGGAAGCTACGCCCGCTTCCAGTGCAGCCGGCCCTGCCGGCAGGAGACCTGGGACAACGAGGCGTCGATCAGGGCGATGGCAGCCCACCAGAGCGATGCACGCATCCCCAGCGGTCTTCTTCCCCAGTGCCCGTGGTGCGGTGCCCCCGCCGCCATGAATCTCCGCATCGACAGCACCTTCGTCCAGGACGCCTCCTGGGACCGCTCCTGCCGGCGCTACCAGGACTTCCTCGATCGGCATGGCAACGAGCGGGTGCTCTACTTGGAGATCGGGGTGGGATGGAACACCCCGGGCATCATCAAGCTCGACTTCTGGCGCAGGGTGCATGCCAACCCCCGGGCCACCTACCTCCTGGTGAATCCCGACTCCACCGTCCCCGCGGAGATCAGGGACCGCACCATCATCCTCGATGGCCTGTGA
- a CDS encoding protein-ADP-ribose hydrolase encodes MEPETKDSLVRSMLDWFQQDSPQAWAALSGWPRRTPDERRRLLRGLMNLRGPAPVPIGVADDQDRLLRAEISERGLIEAMSLAPLASDQRLALWRGDITRLRADAIVNAANAQLLGCFMPLHHCIDNAIHSAAGMGLRAECARIMAERGRPEPTGTATLTQGHCLAARHIVHTVGPIVRGAPTPEQCRQLASCYASCLAAAAGAGARSIAVCCISTGEYGFPQQEAARVALTALRAELGNHPTIERVVLNVFTGTDQAIYRSLLGPDA; translated from the coding sequence ATGGAGCCGGAGACCAAGGACAGCCTCGTCAGGAGCATGCTGGACTGGTTCCAGCAGGACTCCCCTCAGGCATGGGCGGCCCTGTCGGGCTGGCCGCGGCGGACCCCCGATGAGCGCCGCCGCCTCCTGCGGGGCCTGATGAACCTGCGGGGCCCCGCGCCCGTGCCCATCGGCGTCGCTGACGACCAGGACCGCCTCCTGCGCGCCGAGATCAGCGAGCGCGGGCTCATCGAGGCGATGTCCTTGGCTCCGCTCGCCTCGGATCAGCGCCTGGCCCTCTGGCGGGGGGACATCACCCGCCTGCGGGCCGACGCCATCGTCAACGCGGCCAATGCCCAGCTGCTGGGCTGCTTCATGCCGCTGCACCATTGCATCGACAATGCCATCCACTCCGCCGCGGGGATGGGGCTGCGTGCCGAATGCGCGCGCATCATGGCCGAGCGCGGGCGCCCGGAGCCCACGGGGACCGCCACCCTCACGCAGGGGCACTGCCTGGCCGCCCGCCACATCGTGCACACCGTCGGCCCCATCGTCCGCGGCGCCCCCACCCCCGAGCAGTGCCGTCAGCTCGCCTCCTGCTACGCCTCCTGCCTGGCAGCGGCGGCGGGGGCAGGGGCCAGGAGCATCGCCGTGTGCTGCATCAGCACCGGTGAGTACGGCTTCCCCCAGCAGGAGGCGGCCCGGGTCGCCCTCACGGCGCTGCGGGCGGAGCTGGGCAACCACCCCACGATCGAAAGGGTCGTCCTCAATGTCTTCACCGGCACCGACCAGGCCATCTACCGCTCACTCCTCGGGCCGGACGCCTGA
- a CDS encoding NAD(P)-dependent oxidoreductase, which produces MKIVIIGAAGRAGRLIAQEAARRGHEVLGVGRSPKPGVDRVKDVSDIDSTDIADADVVVDALGFFTPDTLAQHTSSVLHLADVLSGSPTRLLVVGGAGSLYVDPEHRTRLFETPDFPAEYHALASAQAAQLDALRGRDDVAWTYISPAADFQADGERAGGYVLAGEELETGADGNSVISYADYAIAVIDEAEQGRHPRQRISVHAE; this is translated from the coding sequence ATGAAGATCGTCATCATCGGAGCCGCAGGCAGGGCAGGTCGCCTCATCGCGCAGGAGGCCGCCCGGCGCGGGCACGAGGTCCTCGGTGTGGGCCGCAGTCCCAAGCCCGGAGTCGACCGCGTCAAGGACGTCTCCGACATCGACAGCACTGATATCGCGGATGCGGACGTGGTGGTCGACGCCCTCGGCTTCTTCACCCCCGACACCCTCGCCCAGCACACCTCGTCAGTGCTGCACCTGGCCGATGTGCTCTCCGGGAGCCCCACGCGCCTGCTGGTCGTCGGTGGGGCCGGGAGCCTCTACGTGGACCCCGAGCACCGCACCCGCCTGTTCGAGACCCCGGACTTCCCCGCGGAGTACCACGCCCTGGCCAGCGCCCAGGCGGCCCAGCTCGATGCGCTGCGCGGGCGCGACGACGTGGCATGGACGTACATCAGTCCCGCGGCCGATTTCCAGGCCGACGGCGAGCGCGCCGGCGGCTACGTGCTGGCCGGCGAGGAGCTCGAGACCGGTGCCGACGGCAACAGCGTCATCTCCTACGCCGACTACGCCATCGCCGTCATCGACGAGGCCGAGCAGGGCCGGCACCCGCGCCAGCGCATCTCGGTCCACGCGGAGTAG
- a CDS encoding winged helix-turn-helix transcriptional regulator codes for MGVITTHDRADLPACPVETCLLLIGNKWKVLILRDLMAGPLRFTALRNAVGGVTQKVLTANLRSMEEDGLIWRKAYAQVPPRVEYGLTDLGRSLAPVLDSLSSWGSRYQELSRHADPAEDLSAGAAALGGA; via the coding sequence GTGGGCGTTATCACAACACACGACCGGGCGGACCTGCCCGCCTGCCCCGTGGAGACATGTCTGCTGCTGATCGGGAACAAGTGGAAGGTACTGATCCTGCGGGACCTCATGGCCGGGCCGCTGCGCTTCACCGCCCTGAGGAATGCGGTGGGCGGGGTGACCCAAAAGGTGCTGACCGCCAACCTGCGATCGATGGAGGAGGACGGGCTCATCTGGCGCAAGGCCTACGCGCAGGTGCCCCCACGGGTCGAGTACGGCCTGACCGACCTCGGGCGCAGTCTGGCGCCCGTGCTCGACAGCCTCTCCTCCTGGGGCAGTCGGTACCAGGAGCTCTCACGGCACGCAGACCCAGCAGAGGACCTCTCCGCAGGGGCCGCAGCACTGGGGGGCGCCTGA
- a CDS encoding AbrB/MazE/SpoVT family DNA-binding domain-containing protein, which translates to MNSPAPPPGKFAATVALGEKGQIVIPKGVRDLFGIQPGDTVLILADVEQGIAIVPPDLADLYITQIMSGGAQPPQAKEEP; encoded by the coding sequence ATGAATTCACCAGCACCACCCCCAGGAAAGTTCGCCGCCACCGTCGCCCTCGGAGAGAAGGGCCAGATCGTCATCCCCAAAGGGGTCCGGGACCTGTTCGGGATCCAGCCGGGAGACACCGTCCTCATCCTGGCCGACGTCGAGCAGGGCATCGCCATCGTCCCGCCCGATCTCGCCGACCTCTACATCACGCAGATCATGAGCGGCGGCGCCCAACCACCGCAGGCCAAGGAGGAGCCGTGA